The DNA segment TTTGCGCGGTGAAGCGTTTTGTTATCCGGCGCGAGAATCGCTGTTGAATGAGTTTTTTCTGGCGTTGCCGGCGAAGGCTTTGTGGCGCGAGAGATTGTTGGAGTTGGCCCGGGGTTAGGGTTCTGATCCGGAATTGCCCTCACCCCAGCCCTCTCCCCCAGGAGAGGGAGCCGATCGCGGGATATTGGCGAGCCGCGTCGACCTGGTCGAGTTTTGCTGAATCCGCAATCGCTGCGGTCTTTCAGGTCGATGAACAACGCAAGTCGCTTCGGTCAGTCCCCTCTCCCTCCGGGAGAGGGCCAGGGTGAGGGGCCGTTGATCTTCAACGGTGCAAAACGTACTGCCCGGTAAACGTCACGGCGTGCTCTTCACTGCCTTGATTGACGATCCGCGTATCAAGCGTCAACCGCGCCCGTCCATAACGCCGATACATCGCCAGAAACTTCTTCCACACTGCCGCGTCAGCCGCCGGGCAAATCGCCGTGGCATCACCGGTCACCGGCAGCGGATAACTGATCTGCCCTTCCTGAATCACAATGTGCCCGTCGGTAATCCCTTCTTCCTTCAGGCGCAAATGCAGCCAGCCCCAACCGGCCAGCACCGCGCCGCAGTAGAGGCTGCCGCCAAACATCGTGCTCTTGTGATTGACGTTAGGCGCGAGCGGCAAATGCAGGCTCAGTCGCTGTTCCCGCCACTCGAGTACCGTCAGGCCCATCTCGGCGGTCAGTGGGATGTCGTGGTGCAGCACCGATTGCAGATAGTCAGTGTTGTCGCTCATTCGTTTTCGTCCCCCTGACTGTTATCGCCGAAGTTGAGGCCATGTTTGCGCAACTTGTCGTGCAGGGTCTTGCGCGGAATGCCCAGGGCTTCGGCGAGGCTGCGCACCGAGCTGTGCGAGCGCGCCAGTTCTGCGGCGATCAGGGTTTTCTCGAAGTTTTCCACTTGCTCGCTGAGTCCGCCGCTGACGACTTCGACCGGTGCGCCGGCGCTGCCTTCGGCGCCGTTGTCCAGCGCCAGCTCCAGACCGAGGGCAAAGCGTTCGGCGGCGTTTTGCAGTTCGCGCACGTTGCCCGGCCAGGTGTGACGCAACAGCAAGGCGCGTTGTGCCGGTTGCAGTTCATGGGGTGGCAGACCGTGGCGGGCGCTGGCTTCATCGGCGTAGTGCTGGAACAGCAGCAGCGCATCTTCGCCGCGTTCGCGCAGCGGCGGAATGCGCAGCGGCGCAACATTGAGGCGGTAATACAGGTCGGCGCGGAAACGGCCCTGATCGGCAGCCTGGCGAAGGTCTTCCTTGGTTGCGGCGATGACGCGGATGTCCAGCGGGATCAGTTGATTGCCGCCGAGTCGTTCGACGACGCGCTCCTGCAACATGCGCAGCAATTTGACCTGCACGTCCAGGCTCATGCTCTCGATTTCATCGAGAAACAGCGTGCCGCCGTTGGCGAATTCGAACTTGCCGATCCGGCGCTTTTGCGCGCCGGTGAATGCGCCGGGTTCATGGCCGAACAGTTCGCTTTCCACCACCGATTCGGCCAGTGCGCCGGCGTTGATTGCCACGAACGGGCCGTTGCGGCGGCTGGACAAGTCATGGAGGGCGCGGGCCACCACTTCTTTGCCGGCGCCGGTTTCGCCGAGAATCAGCACATCAGCCTTGGTCGCCGCCAGCGCGCCGATCTGCTCGCGCAGACGCAACATTGGCGTCGAATGCCCGACCAGCCGCGCGCTCAGCTCATTGCGATCG comes from the Pseudomonas granadensis genome and includes:
- a CDS encoding YiiD C-terminal domain-containing protein: MSDNTDYLQSVLHHDIPLTAEMGLTVLEWREQRLSLHLPLAPNVNHKSTMFGGSLYCGAVLAGWGWLHLRLKEEGITDGHIVIQEGQISYPLPVTGDATAICPAADAAVWKKFLAMYRRYGRARLTLDTRIVNQGSEEHAVTFTGQYVLHR
- a CDS encoding sigma-54-dependent transcriptional regulator, yielding MTIDNRIQVVLIDDDPHLRQALGQTLDLAGLKILPLSEAKGLAAQLERDWPGVVVSDIRMPGMDGLELLSELHAQDPELPVLLITGHGDVPLAVQAMRAGAYDFLEKPFASDALLDSVRRALALRRLVLDNRSLRLALSDRNELSARLVGHSTPMLRLREQIGALAATKADVLILGETGAGKEVVARALHDLSSRRNGPFVAINAGALAESVVESELFGHEPGAFTGAQKRRIGKFEFANGGTLFLDEIESMSLDVQVKLLRMLQERVVERLGGNQLIPLDIRVIAATKEDLRQAADQGRFRADLYYRLNVAPLRIPPLRERGEDALLLFQHYADEASARHGLPPHELQPAQRALLLRHTWPGNVRELQNAAERFALGLELALDNGAEGSAGAPVEVVSGGLSEQVENFEKTLIAAELARSHSSVRSLAEALGIPRKTLHDKLRKHGLNFGDNSQGDENE